A genomic segment from Necator americanus strain Aroian chromosome III, whole genome shotgun sequence encodes:
- a CDS encoding hypothetical protein (NECATOR_CHRIII.G9028.T1), translating into MWFNPSFDFVAYAPTSSYEEVEAFYMDLEKFYREQLSTYTFPKDILTAALDTYRCSPRHFQVPGHVSAQSNINAGPGRSLAMRIPSQSASMKLRETLPVLLPQKKFAFASAETKSACDSVFVVLEGSCVVNCNKTAITSGRRDRRSLKRQILDGLAPQRWGLILEELLGCLFDVADLEVLPF; encoded by the exons tacgaagaagtcgaagctttctatatggacttggagaagttctacagggAACAGTTATCAACGTACACATTTCCTAAGGACATTCTGACAGCCGCTTTGGATACCTATCGGTGTTCACCCCGACACTTCCAG GTTCCTGGACATGTTTCAGCGCAGAGTAATATAAATgccggaccaggaagaagcttagcgatgcggattccttcacaaagtgcatccatgAAGctaagggaaacgctcccggttttaTTGCCgcagaagaagtttgccttcgcatctgcggaaacaaaatctgcgTGCGATTCTGTATTTgtcgtcttagaaggaagttgcgtcgtcaactgcaacaaaaccgcgataacgagtggacgtcgagatagaaggagtttgaaaag GCAGATCTTAGATGGCCTTGCTCCACAACGCTGGGGACTGATCCTTGAAGAACTTCTCGGCTGCCTTTTTGATGTTGCGGATTTGGAAGTCTTGCCCTTCTAG